The genomic DNA CAATAATAGCAGTGCTTATATAAGTATTTTTAGATTTAAAAACACCTTTAAAATAATCAGCAGTTCCTGTAATGATACCAACGGCAGTTGTAAAGCAAGCTAAAGCAACCAATGCACTTAAAAAAACAGTACCAATATTTCCTAGAGTTTGTTGTGTTAAACTAGATAGAATATCAGTTCGAGTGGCATTTTCTGTAAAGGTAGTATTAAACAAAGCACCATTATAAATTAGTCCAGCGTAAATAATTAAAAGTCCAGTGCCAGCAATGAGTCCCGCCTTAGCAATGAGTTCTTTTTTAAGTTCAAAAGAAGTATTTTTTTTAAAATTCATAGAAACCACTAGTACTCCACCCAGAACAATAGCGCCAATAGCGTCAAAAGTTTGGTAACCTTCTAAAACACCGTCAACAAATGGAGTTTTAAAATTAGTACGATTTATAGTTGAAGGGGAAGTGCATACACCAATGAAAATAATTCCTAATAGAATAAACATAATCAAAGGGGTTAAAAACTGCCCTAATATTTCCAAAACTTTAGAACGATTCATCACAAAGATAAAAACAAGTATAAAATAAATAGTACTAACCCACAGAGAATAATCAGTATTAGCATCTAAATAAGGTTGAACAGCCATTCCGTAAGTAACAGAAGCTGTTCTAGGAGCGGGCAAAGCAATTGAAATGATATAAACAGTTAAACAATATACCGTGCTAAAAAGGGGAGAAACCTTTTTTCCGAAGTCGTACATAGTACCCTGTAGCTTAGCATGGGCAAAAATACCAAGAATAGGAATGAATACGGCTGTGATAAAAAAGCCAATAGTAACAAGCATCCAACTATCTCCTGCATTTTTACCCAAGAAAGGAGGGAGAATTAAATTTCCAGCTCCAAAGAACATAGAAAATAATGCAAAACCGGTAATAAATATATCCTTAGTTTTACTCATGAGTTTATTTTTTTAACATTTTTTAGAAAAAGAAGAGGTGAACATTTTAAAATAAAAATATACAAAAGTGCGAAAGATACATATTTTTGCCTGATGCAAAACTTTATCATATATAAAAACATTAAAATAGCTTTTTCTAGTGAAGGGAAGGGAGGAAGTATTGTGCTATTGCATGGCTTTTTAGAGAATTCGACAATGTGGAGTAGTGTAAAAAAAGAGCTTTCTAAAAGAAATAGAGTTATTTGTATAGATCTTTTAGGCCATGGAAAAACAGATTGTTTAGGATATATACATACTATGGTAGATATGGCAAAAGGAGTAGCGGCAGTATTAAAGCATTTGAAAATAAGAAGATCGATATTAATAGGGCATTCAATGGGAGGATATGTAGGGTTAGCATTTGCTGAATGTTTTCCGGATAATGTAAAAGGATTATGTCTAGTTAACTCAACAGCTAAGGCAGATTTAGAAGCACGAAAAACAATGCGTATTCGAGCAGTTGAAGCAGCAAAAAGAGAATATACAACCTTGGTAAAATTGTCGATCACGAATCTGTTTGGAGCTGAAAATAAGAAACTTTTTAGAAGAGAAATAAAAGAAGTAGAAAAGCAAGCACTAAGTACGCCATTGCAAGGGTATATAGCGGCGCAAGAAGGAATGAGATTACGTAAAGATAGAGAAGTATTGCTTTACTTTTCTCCATATAAAAAAATGATAATCGTAGGCAAGGAAGACACAATGCTTCACCATGAAGAGCTTTTGGAGCAAACTAAAAACCCAGAAGTTGAAGTAGTAATATTACCAGGAGGTCATATGAGTCATATTGAAAATGAAGAAGGTTTAATAGCAGCGTTGAAAAAATTTATAAGAAGCTAATATAGCTTTCTATGATTTTGTAAATTGCGAGTAAATTATCACAGAATGAAAATCCACCATTTAGGGAAACAAAACTCTATTTTAAATAAATTTATAGCTGAAATACGAGATGTACAGATTCAAAAAGACTCATTGCGTTTTCGTAGAAATATAGAGCGAATAGGAGAAATTATAGGGTACGAATTAAGCAAAGAGCTTGCTTTTATAACGCAAGAAATAACAACCCCATTAGGTATAAAAAGAATCAATTTACCTAATAAAAATATAGTGTTATGTTCTATTCTTCGTGCAGGATTGCCCTTGCACCAAGGATTGTTAAATTATTTTGATGAAGCAGAAAATGCATTTATTTCAGCGTATAGAGACCATCCTAAAAATGATGCTGAATTTGAAATAGTTGTGGAATATTTTGCATCGCCATCAATGCAAGATAAGGTATTGTTACTGGCAGATCCAATGTTAGCAACAGGGCAATCTTTAGTAGCTGTTCATGAAGCAATTCAAAAGTATGGAGCTCCCAAAGAATTGCATATAGTAGCGGTAATAGGTTCTTCAGAGGGCATTGCATTTATAGAAAAAAACTTCCCAAAAAACACGCATTTATGGATTGCTGCAATTGATGATGTACTCAATGAAAAAGGGTATATTGTACCAGGATTAGGAGATGCAGGTGATTTAGCTTTTGGAACAAAACTATAAAAATAAACTAGCGGTAAAAGAGGTGGTTAAAAGTAAAGCGAGAATCGTTTCTTTTAGCCATTTTTTTTGTAACAGTTCAAATCCATTAGCTAAAATAATTGATATAGGAAAAAAAGTAAAAAGTAATTCGCCTCCATTTTTATGTTTTGAAAGTACAACAAGAAAAAGTGTTACCAATAAATTGAACATAATTAGAATCCAGTTTCCTTTAAAAGTATTGTTTACAGCTAAAGCTTTAGGGGTTTTTAATAATAATGAAGTTGCTACTAAAAAAAGAACAAGGAAGATGCCATAGGAGTATTTTATTTGAAAATAAATATCAAACTCATAAGATGTAAACCATTTGAAAAGTTGTAGAAAAGACACCATATTATCATGCCAAAAACAATATGTAAAATATAGAAAAATAGGAACAAAAAAGCCAATCATAGGAACCAATAAGGTTTGTATAGTTATTTTTTTGTGGAGG from Tenacibaculum maritimum NCIMB 2154 includes the following:
- the brnQ gene encoding branched-chain amino acid transport system II carrier protein; translated protein: MSKTKDIFITGFALFSMFFGAGNLILPPFLGKNAGDSWMLVTIGFFITAVFIPILGIFAHAKLQGTMYDFGKKVSPLFSTVYCLTVYIISIALPAPRTASVTYGMAVQPYLDANTDYSLWVSTIYFILVFIFVMNRSKVLEILGQFLTPLIMFILLGIIFIGVCTSPSTINRTNFKTPFVDGVLEGYQTFDAIGAIVLGGVLVVSMNFKKNTSFELKKELIAKAGLIAGTGLLIIYAGLIYNGALFNTTFTENATRTDILSSLTQQTLGNIGTVFLSALVALACFTTAVGIITGTADYFKGVFKSKNTYISTAIIGCVLGILIGQFDVSYIIKIAFPTLMLIYPITIMLILLNLVPEKWNSAQVFKAVIFITFVFSLPDFLSVLTPNSTLQNIKSLIPLGNYNLGWVLPALLTFGLVNIRKS
- a CDS encoding alpha/beta fold hydrolase — its product is MQNFIIYKNIKIAFSSEGKGGSIVLLHGFLENSTMWSSVKKELSKRNRVICIDLLGHGKTDCLGYIHTMVDMAKGVAAVLKHLKIRRSILIGHSMGGYVGLAFAECFPDNVKGLCLVNSTAKADLEARKTMRIRAVEAAKREYTTLVKLSITNLFGAENKKLFRREIKEVEKQALSTPLQGYIAAQEGMRLRKDREVLLYFSPYKKMIIVGKEDTMLHHEELLEQTKNPEVEVVILPGGHMSHIENEEGLIAALKKFIRS
- the upp gene encoding uracil phosphoribosyltransferase — protein: MKIHHLGKQNSILNKFIAEIRDVQIQKDSLRFRRNIERIGEIIGYELSKELAFITQEITTPLGIKRINLPNKNIVLCSILRAGLPLHQGLLNYFDEAENAFISAYRDHPKNDAEFEIVVEYFASPSMQDKVLLLADPMLATGQSLVAVHEAIQKYGAPKELHIVAVIGSSEGIAFIEKNFPKNTHLWIAAIDDVLNEKGYIVPGLGDAGDLAFGTKL
- a CDS encoding DUF6427 family protein, whose product is MLANFFGKSKPVNFLVIFALFLCLFFISLLTNNQHVNNINFFLKHFGKTLVLFLILFSVYNFILSKNELTFDNSYAFLFFVLLIGLFPNTITIDKNFYINLTLFLALRKIYSLQSEKSTVKKLFDGGFWLGICFIIEPFSLIFCLLFYAAIFLHKKITIQTLLVPMIGFFVPIFLYFTYCFWHDNMVSFLQLFKWFTSYEFDIYFQIKYSYGIFLVLFLVATSLLLKTPKALAVNNTFKGNWILIMFNLLVTLFLVVLSKHKNGGELLFTFFPISIILANGFELLQKKWLKETILALLLTTSFTASLFL